The Actinocorallia herbida DNA window GGAAGGCGCTGGAGCTCACGGGACCCGACGGGCCGCACGCCGCCGAGATCGTCGCGGAGACCGCCGAGCTGCTGTGGCGGGACGGCCGGTACGCCGAGGCAAGGGAGAAGGCGGACGCCGCTCTAGGTGGCTTCCTCACGGCCGAGGCCGAGGCCCGGCTGCGGTGGGTGATGGCCCGTCTGGTCGGCCATGCCTCGTCTGCCGAAGCGGTCCGCCAGTGCCGGATCGGCCTGGCGCTGCCGGGGGTGCCCGAGGAACTGCGCGACCGCCTCACGGCCGCCGAAGCTCTCCACCTGTCCCGGGCGGGGGACGCGGCACGGTCGATCGCCGCGGCGGGGAAGGTCGCCGAGGGGACCGCGGGCGCCGCGGGCGCGACGGTGCTCGCCGCGCTCGCCAGGGCCGAGCTGGCCCGGCTGAACCCGGGCCGCGCGCTCGCGTTCCAGGACGCGGCAGAGGCGCGCGCCGCCCGCGAGAAGGCCCCTCGTGCCCTTGAGGACTGCGGGCGGGCGTTCACGCTCACCGCGTCAGGGCGGATCAAGGAGGCCCTGCGGGAGACCGACGCGGGACTCCGCGCGGCGAAGGAGGCCGGGCACCGCGCCGCGGTGGCCCTGTGGTCGATGAGCCGGGCCAGGGTCCTGCTCGACGCGGGCCTGCTCGCCGACGCGCGCGCCGCTGCGGAGACGGCCCTCGCCCGAGCCGGGGACCTCGGCTCGGGCGACTTCGCCGACACCACGGCCCGCTACGCGCTCAACCGGGCCGTGGCGCTCCTCGGCGACCAGGACGGCGTCCGCCGCCGCGCCGCCGACGGCGCCCGGATGATGGCCGCCGAGGCGCCCGCGGTCCGCCGTACCGGCGCCTGGCTGGCCGCGCTCGCCGCCGACGCCGAGGGCGAGACCGCCCGCATGGCCGAGCTGATCCAGCGTGCTTGGGAGGGCTCCGGCGCTCCCGGCATGACGCCCGACCCCGCCGATCTGGTCGTGCTCACCCGCCTCGCGCTGCGCGCCGGCCTGCCCGCGCTCGCGGCCGAGGCCGCCGACCGCGCCGGGGCACTCGACCCCGGATCGCCTTTCCTGTGCGGCCTCGCGGACCACGCCCGAGGGCTCCTCACCGACGACCCCGACCTGCTGCGGCACGCCGTGGCACTGCTCGACGACGCCGAACGCCCCCTGGTCCGCGCGTCGGCCGCCGAGGACGCGGGCCGCGTGCTCGGCGCCCACGGCGACCCGGCCGCACGCAAGCTCCTCGGCACGGCCCTCGACCTGTACGAGGAGTCCGGCGCCGCCCGCGACGCGGCCCGCGTCCGCCGCCGGCTGCGCGCCCTGGGCGTCCGCCGCCCGGCCCGCGCCCTGGTCGGCGCCGCGGAAGGCAAGTGGGGCCTCACGGCGGCCGAGTTCAAGGTCGCCGTCCTCGTCGCCCAGGGCGCCACCAACCGCCAGGTCGCCGACCGCCTCTTCCTCTCCCAGCACACCGTCAGCTCCCACCTCCGCCACATCTTCACCAAATGGAGCATCACCTCCCGCGTCGACCTGACCCGCCTGGTCCTGGAACACGAAGCCGCGTGACCGCCGTCCGATCTCATCTCTTCACGCGATGCCCGCCCGCACCATTTCCCGCGACCATGGAGTCACGCGGGTGCGGCCCTCCGCGGCAGACCGGGAAACCCCGCGCAGGCCCGCACCCGCCCGACGAACCGCGTGCCCCGGTCCGACGAAGCACCGGGGCCACGCACCACCCCCCACGATCCGGAACCTCCCCCGGACACCTCGTCGGCCAGGGCCCTCGGCCCCACCGAGCGATTCCTCCGCGAACCTGCGTCCCCGCCCCTTGCCCGTCGGTCCTTCCGGATCCCGCGGGCGCGTGATCCGACGTCCCGTTCCGGCCGCCGCCCGGGTCCCCGCCCTTCGCTGCCCGCGAGGCGATCTCCCGGGCCGCGATCGCCGAAGGGCTCGACACGCTGTCCATGCCGGGGCGGCGCGGCGCCTCGGCGTCAGCGACGCGACCTGTACACCTACGTCGCCGACCGGGACGACCTCGTGCTCACCGCCGCGGACCTCGCCGTCGCCGAACACCCATGGCCGGACCCCGACCGGGAGCGGCGGGCGCTGCTGGAGTCGATCGCCGACGCGCTGTGGGAACTCCTGGCGGCCTATCCGGGCACGGCCAAGGCCGTCCAGACCATGCGGGGGCGCCCCCCGAGCGTGGCGGCCCTCATGCGCGGGTAAGCCGTTCGTCCCTTGGAGCGCGGCTTCACCCGCCGCGACGCCCTCGTCGCCCTGGACTTCGTGGCGGACCTCGTCGTCGCCACGTCCGCGGGCATGGCCGCCCTCGACGGGCCCGCGGGGGTCTCCACCCGCCGGGCCGCCTACCGGGAGGCGTTCGCCGAGGTCCCCGAACTCGCCGACGACACGGCCCTCACCGGCCGGGGCAGGCTCGATGACAGGAGCGCCGTCTTCCTCGACGGCCTGGCACTTCGCCGTACCTGACTCCGCCCGAGCCGGGACGACGCCCCGGTCCCGCCCGGTGCGGCCGCCGGTTCCCGAGGCGGCGTCGGGCGGACGTGCCGGGCGTGTCGCCGGCACGGGGGAGGGGCACGCCGACGGCGCGTCCCTCCCCGTCGGGTCAGGCGATGGGTGCGCGCTGGGCGAGCAGCGCCAAGGCGGTCTCGGCGGCGATGGCGTGGCCGCGGGCGTTCAGGTGGATGAGGTCGCTGCTGTAGATGGACGGGTCGGCGACGGACGGGTGGGCGCGGAAGTCGGCGAAGACCGCGCCGTGCGTGTGGGAGACGCGTTCGGTGATGTCGTGCAGGAGGGTCAGGCGAGGCTGGAACTCCGCGAGGAAGCGGGCGTCGGTGATGAGGCCGGAGGCGACGATGTCGAACAGGCCGAGGGTGAGGACCTCGGCGCCGATCGCGCGGAACGCGCCGACCATGTGGGTGAGGTCGGCCTCCAGGGCGGCGGGGTCGAAGGTCCGGCTGAAGGCGTCGTTGCCGCCGCACACGACGACGGCGAGATCGGGCCGGAACGCGAGTGCGGGCGCCAGTTGGCGGTCGCGCACCTCGCGGGCCCGGAGGTCGCGTTCGCCGAGGTTCAGGGTCTCGGTGCCGAGCGCGGTGGTCATCCGGTCGATCCAGGACAGGTCGTCGTAGCCGGCGGCGGGTTCGCGGACGCCGGAGGCGA harbors:
- a CDS encoding SGNH/GDSL hydrolase family protein gives rise to the protein MSAWQKMAVIGDSIASGVREPAAGYDDLSWIDRMTTALGTETLNLGERDLRAREVRDRQLAPALAFRPDLAVVVCGGNDAFSRTFDPAALEADLTHMVGAFRAIGAEVLTLGLFDIVASGLITDARFLAEFQPRLTLLHDITERVSHTHGAVFADFRAHPSVADPSIYSSDLIHLNARGHAIAAETALALLAQRAPIA
- a CDS encoding helix-turn-helix transcriptional regulator, translated to MPVKEMTRKRHVGARRVPAAPVGRSGEPPLRGREAEVAVLGDRLAALVDGKGGVLVIEGPPGSGRTRLIAEVRARAEAAGLPCLRGSATLDRLQVPFGPLLEALCAGPAPLLDAAAPSTVRVADLRSWTLREARARLAAAAARGPLVVCLDDVQWCDPMTLEALAALLDDLAEAPILWVLSVGPVPDEAAAPVTALCRSGAGDGHRIVLGPLAEPAVAAMAADLLQAEPGLSVLNVARRAQGAPRLIVELLQGLRDEGRVTVRDGVASTDGKALPRRLRTLVRGRLDQMSQAARQSVQVASVLDQTFTVAELAGLTGIPADEFAAVAEEAVGAGFLTGAGDLLGFRHELIRQAISETLPAALRRCLRRQAVDVHLAQGGSAVDVAADLAESAVPGDRRAVALLREAAAHLAATAPGEALALNRKALELTGPDGPHAAEIVAETAELLWRDGRYAEAREKADAALGGFLTAEAEARLRWVMARLVGHASSAEAVRQCRIGLALPGVPEELRDRLTAAEALHLSRAGDAARSIAAAGKVAEGTAGAAGATVLAALARAELARLNPGRALAFQDAAEARAAREKAPRALEDCGRAFTLTASGRIKEALRETDAGLRAAKEAGHRAAVALWSMSRARVLLDAGLLADARAAAETALARAGDLGSGDFADTTARYALNRAVALLGDQDGVRRRAADGARMMAAEAPAVRRTGAWLAALAADAEGETARMAELIQRAWEGSGAPGMTPDPADLVVLTRLALRAGLPALAAEAADRAGALDPGSPFLCGLADHARGLLTDDPDLLRHAVALLDDAERPLVRASAAEDAGRVLGAHGDPAARKLLGTALDLYEESGAARDAARVRRRLRALGVRRPARALVGAAEGKWGLTAAEFKVAVLVAQGATNRQVADRLFLSQHTVSSHLRHIFTKWSITSRVDLTRLVLEHEAA